In Nycticebus coucang isolate mNycCou1 chromosome 9, mNycCou1.pri, whole genome shotgun sequence, the following are encoded in one genomic region:
- the LOC128594546 gene encoding acyl-coenzyme A thioesterase 1-like — translation MASSLKGITAAVIINGSVANVGGTLHYKGETLPPIGINKNQIKVTKDGFADIVDALNSPLEGPDQKSFIPVERAENTFLFLVGQDDHNWKSEFYAHEASKRLQAHGRKKPQIVCYPGAGHYIEPPYFPLCWASLHTLVGSPVIWGGEPRAHAMAQVDAWEQLQTFFHKHLGGKEGTIPAKHV, via the coding sequence ATGGCCTCTTCCCTGAAGGGCATCACGGCTGCTGTCATAATCAATGGCTCTGTGGCCAATGTTGGGGGAACCTTACACTACAAGGGTGAGACCCTGCCCCCTATTGGCAtcaacaaaaatcaaatcaaggtGACCAAAGATGGCTTTGCAGACATTGTGGATGCCCTGAATAGCCCTCTGGAAGGACCTGACCAGAAGAGCTTCATTCCTGTGGAAAGGGCTGAGAACACCTTCCTGTTCCTTGTAGGTCAGGATGACCACAACTGGAAGAGTGAGTTCTATGCTCATGAGGCCTCCAAACGCTTACAGGCCCACGGGAGGAAAAAGCCCCAGATCGTCTGTTACCCAGGGGCAGGGCACTATATTGAGCCTCCTTACTTCCCCTTATGCTGGGCTTCCCTGCATACTTTGGTGGGCAGTCCTGTCATTTGGGGAGGGGAGCCCAGGGCTCATGCCATGGCCCAGGTGGATGCCTGGGAGCAGCTCCAGACTTTCTTCCACAAACACTTGGGTGGCAAAGAGGGGACAATTCCAGCAAAACATGTTTGA